From Dioscorea cayenensis subsp. rotundata cultivar TDr96_F1 chromosome 13, TDr96_F1_v2_PseudoChromosome.rev07_lg8_w22 25.fasta, whole genome shotgun sequence, the proteins below share one genomic window:
- the LOC120274880 gene encoding uncharacterized protein At1g01500-like yields the protein MEHSYDSVTDDDSPNPGRKIIMHPLYLPRSSPWFELRVFYVRLSNCEVDDYTPEHLTLNHIPLAPDTILEVNGKRSGIYSDCVFSSLRRDRVDKKSDEATFVSTDSLRMTGSVRFEVYDKDDLLLCGVLELCNGNGYVKESKNHSKKWNMKCQSSVSPGSSFLKGKQYLTADVPSPTIEVYVAGCFSGTPIILTKTLQLGFRKKHQMKAMLDCIPEFEGTTDMKKESPFEDPLQLSEYRDYKPENAMDMDYNSIYSRAEYFDEDGELSWFNAGVRVGVGIGLGVCVGVGIGVGLLIRTYQATTRNFRRRLF from the exons ATGGAGCATTCTTATGATTCAGTTACTGATGATGATTCTCCGAATCCCGGTCGAAAGATTATCATGCACCCTCTTTACCTCCCAAGATCATCACCATGGTTTGAACTCAGAGTGTTCTATGTGAGATTAAGCAACTGTGAGGTTGATGATTATACTCCTGAGCACCTCACCCTTAATCACATACCACTCGCTCCCGATACGATTCTTGAAGTGAATGGAAAAAGAAGTGGTATCTATTCGGATTGTGTCTTTTCTTCACTAAGACGGGATAGGGTTGATAAGAAATCAGATGAAGCTACTTTTGTGAGCACAGATAGCTTAAGGATGACAGGAAGTGTGAGATTTGAGGTCTATGACAAAGATGATCTTTTGTTATGTGGAGTCCTTGAATTGTGCAATGGCAATGGTTATGTGAAGGAGTCAAAAAATCACAGTAAGAAATGGAATATGAAGTGCCAATCTTCGGTATCACCTGGCTCGAGTTTTTTAAAGGGAAAGCAATATTTGACTGCGGATGTTCCTTCCCCGACCATCGAGGTGTATGTCGCCGGCTGTTTCTCCGGTACTCCTATCATCTTGACTAAGACTCTTCAGCTTGGTTTCCGGAAGAAACACCAGATGAAGGCGATGCTTGATTGCATACCGGAGTTTGAGGGCACCACTGATATGAAGAAAGAATCACCATTTGAGGATCCTTTACAG TTATCAGAATACCGAGATTACAAACCCGAAAATGCTATGGACATGGACTACAACAGTATTTACTCTAGAGCAGAATACTTCGACGAGGATGGTGAGCTTTCATGGTTCAATGCTGGAGTGAGAGTTGGTGTGGGTATCGGCCTTGGAGTCTGCGTAGGCGTTGGCATCGGCGTCGGTTTACTCATCCGAACATATCAAGCAACCACTCGGAACTTTAGAAGACGGCTCTTTTGA
- the LOC120274917 gene encoding uncharacterized protein LOC120274917, with protein sequence MEDKLGGERNLGDIRKANDFLQAMSLLEPPMMGRRFTWTNGQSDPIWVKLDRFLISSEWTMIFLKIIQNCLPRVGSDHVPIRLEMGKIVTNPRPFRFELAWTTTEGFQELISQWWNSTTPVGCGAFIMAKKVSSLREQLRHWAKFSFGSIKLKKLELLQEIDKLDVMKESRCLTPQEVHQEHTLREKLGDTLKQEELYWKQRSRLNWLKEGDENTKFFHATANGRKNRNFINSLQLVGREISQPREIGKLFVDMFHQQFGSGRTSRYKIDLHALLEHKRQVDMAALEVPFTIEEVRLAVFELGGDKAPGPDGFPIHFF encoded by the coding sequence ATGGAGGACAAACTTGGTGGGGAACGAAATCTGGGAGACATTAGGAAGGCTAACGACTTCCTACAGGCGATGTCGCTTTTAGAGCCACCTATGATGGGGCGACGGTTCACTTGGACAAATGGTCAATCGGATCCGATTTGGGTGAAACTTGATAGATTTCTCATTAGCTCTGAGTGGACGatgatctttctaaaaattatcCAAAACTGTCTACCAAGAGTGGGGTCGGATCATGTCCCTATCCGCCTTGAGATGGGCAAGATCGTTACCAATCCACGTCCTTTCAGATTTGAGCTTGCGTGGACTACTACGGAGGGGTTCCAGGAGCTTATCTCACAGTGGTGGAATTCGACGACCCCCGTGGGTTGCGGGGCTTTTATCATGGCCAAAAAGGTGTCCTCTTTGCGGGAACAACTCCGACATTGGGCTAAATTTTCATTTGGGTCGATCAAATTAAAGAAGTTGGAGTTGTTACAAGAGATCGATAAGTTAGATGTGATGAAGGAATCTCGGTGTCTCACTCCCCAGGAGGTACATCAGGAGCACACTCTGAGAGAGAAACTTGGGGACACCCTTAAGCAAGAAGAACTATACTGGAAGCAGAGGTCCAGACTTAACTGGCTGAAGGAGGGGGATGAGAATACCAAATTCTTTCACGCAACGGCGAATGGCCGCAAAAATAGAAACTTCATTAACTCCTTACAACTTGTTGGTCGGGAGATCTCTCAGCCCCGTGAGATTGGCAAGCTATTTGTAGATATGTTTCATCAGCAATTTGGATCTGGGAGGACTTCGAGATACAAGATTGACCTCCACGCTCTTCTGGAGCACAAGAGACAGGTGGACATGGCGGCTCTTGAGGTCCCTTTCACTATTGAGGAAGTGAGATTGGCCGTCTTTGAGTTGGGTGGTGACAAGGCTCCTGGGCCTGATGGCTTCcctatccattttttttaa